A single region of the Triticum dicoccoides isolate Atlit2015 ecotype Zavitan chromosome 2B, WEW_v2.0, whole genome shotgun sequence genome encodes:
- the LOC119362971 gene encoding E3 ubiquitin-protein ligase EL5-like: protein MAVTATTAAAAATMLAAVMAIFLSFVLCFYIFLCAKRSRGGAPPPPGSGVMAHLRYLFCGGDGRAGAGDGVAPWFYDGGLDDASMASLPRREVAKGEAMDCAVCITELAAGETARVLPRCGHGFHVDCVDMWLKSHSTCPLCRCPAVDAPPLPPAPVQAPEADQESPNFPTNVLFFGSQDDVSTGRAQPQQQQQQTPATTTPQSAPTPSQAQACGLRRLLGCGGASPPPAPQEEDAARDIEMGLAGGESSASSRQTKPSQPAVSGSC, encoded by the coding sequence ATGGCGGTGACTGCGAcgacggccgcggcggcggccacCATGCTGGCGGCCGTGATGGCCATCTTCCTCTCCTTCGTGCTCTGCTTCTACATATTCCTCTGCGCCAAGAGGTCACGGGgaggggcgccgccgccgccggggagcGGCGTGATGGCGCACCTGCGCTACTTGTTCTGCGGCGGGGACGGGAGGGCCGGAGCGGGGGACGGCGTCGCCCCCTGGTTCTACGACGGGGGCCTGGACGACGCGTCCATGGCGTCGCTGCCCCGCAGGGAGGTGGccaagggggaggccatggacTGCGCGGTGTGCATCACCGAGCTCGCCGCCGGGGAGACGGCGCGCGTGCTGCCCCGGTGCGGCCACGGCTTCCACGTGGACTGCGTCGACATGTGGCTCAAGTCGCACTCCACCTGCCCGCTCTGCCGCTGCCCGGCCGTCGACGCGCCGCCCCTACCGCCCGCGCCGGTCCAGGCGCCGGAGGCCGACCAGGAGTCGCCCAACTTCCCCACCAACGTGCTCTTCTTCGGCTCCCAGGACGACGTCAGCACCGGCCGCGCgcagccgcagcagcagcagcagcagactcCCGCCACAACGACGCCTCAATCAGCGCCAACTCCGTCGCAAGCGCAAGCGTGCGGTCTGCGGCGGCTTCTCGGGTGTGGCGGCGCATCGCCGCCCCCGGCGCCTCAGGAGGAGGACGCGGCCAGGGACATAGAGATGGGGCTCGCCGGCGGCGAGAGCAGCGCGTCGTCGCGGCAGACGAAGCCGTCGCAGCCGGCGGTCTCAGGCTCATGTTGA